In Gossypium hirsutum isolate 1008001.06 chromosome A10, Gossypium_hirsutum_v2.1, whole genome shotgun sequence, the DNA window gttacaaatgatttttttttaaatttgggcttATATAGCCCCCTGAAACGACGTAGTTTCAGACCTTCCCCACACGCctcaaaacggcgtcattttggggGGTATCCAGGCGCGACCCGACCCGATTTaaaggggatccgcgtgtttttaaggcCCAAATGGGCTATTTACGGTTTGGGTCCCTCCTTTTTGCAGCACCATTCGATTAAGCCCTATTCTATTTTCTTCGACTTCtaattttaccctaaaatttGCATGTCATTTCATTTCGGCCTAGGATAAAGCGCAGTGCATTGAGAGGTCTAGGGTATTTTCTGTTTCCCCCCTCACATTTTTAGCTTGCTACGATTTGGCCCTTTgcttatttttgttatttcaaaTTTATACCCTGAATTCTGGTTCATTTTCAATCACgtcttaaatttatttaattcattttttaacctttttttaaaaaaaaccatttcattatatgttattttaaatatcttatatattatttactttacatctattttaatttattttaatgcactgtttattcaaattattattatttattctaacttgCTTTATGTACTgtttattcaaaattattttattatgtattttaaattaccttttatatatatatacttatttctaaactattttatgtataatatttattttagattctttccccatattatatacatattgcttttcaaattatatatatatatatcgttctTTTTAAAACTGTTTTGTATgccatttatttcaaatttctttttacatattattttaaactttcagtgtataaattttaaattgacttatatcacttattttaaattatttcatatgCCTTATTTTAAACTgatcttttcatttattttaaattgttttactttaatattctttataatatttattttacacttttatatttatatatattatctattttaaaattttatatatatataatctatttTTAAATCGTTCTATACATcgttgattttaaattttttttttacattattttggAAATCATTTATTACCATTCTTGAAAtcgttttacattttatttattttaatttactttatactttttttatttttaagattgttatatatattatttaattcattggtctttgattattAATGTTGGTATTTAATAATGTATGTTGTGTGATTATTGCCATTGTGTATTTTAATTTGTTGATTtcgtttttttatattattgccGTTCACTtgtataatattttattcatgtaTCATTGTTCCATGTCgcactatatttttatttcatatcatcACCTCATGAATCAAGCCTCGTTGCATTTATccaataaatcattttattttaatccaaacaaATAATACACGTCGTTTAAATATTGTACTCGCTattgtttaaaaacaaaaaaatttcaaaataaggtaatgttTCGCGTTTTGGAAcatcgaggaattgtgccctaacttacgggatttCGGTTTTCTCATTGATCCTAAATGGCCAAACATCCTTTCGAGTTTTAAAATACATCGAATTCCAATGAAAATTAAAGACAAACTTGCGCTCGGGAGTTCATGGTATCGCGTCCTAACTTAtaggatgtgatactccgatatctcaaGACGAGAAAATCTTTAGCAATCGTTTTGATCTAATCGACGTTAATAAAAAAtgagatcgtattttaaatctgcTCTcgatttttaactttcgacattaagacactaactaatcaattcggtaacAATTTTGGGCGtgatgagggtgctaatccttcctcgcatgtAACCGACTCTTGAACCTGTTCTTtcgagtttcgtagaccaaaaacactgttttagtaaactaaaacgttttattaaaacaaaggtgatccgatcacacctaataaagatcggtggcgactctgctttaattttcattttcaaacaaaGTTGATTCccgtttaaaaaaaatggtttcgacaggcaCGAATGGTGAGGAAAGTAGTAGATGTGTTCGGGGCTGCCTCGGGGCACAAAATGAATGCTAATAAGACAAATGTgtttttctctaaaaatattcaGCCTTATGAAGTACTAGAAATTTGTAGTATTCTTAGTTTTGCCGAAACGAATGATTTGAGATCTTACTTGGGCATGCTATTGTTTCATCGAAGGGTGACAACGAGCACTTTCAAGTTTATAGTGGATACAATCAAGAAGAAGTTAGATAGCTGGAATGCTAAAATGCTTTCCATGGTAAGAAGAGTTACTCTTGCGCGGTTGGTTCTCTTGTCGATACccaattattttatgtaaaatgcTAAAATCCCTATTAGTGTCAGTGCTAAAATTGAAAGAACTACATGGAGATTTATTTGGGTTAAagataaaaagaaggaaaaatatgtatatggttaAATGGTTAGATTGTTGTCAACCTCTCATTAATGGTGGACTTGGAATCCAAAGTCTTACGgagcaaaatgactattttttttttgtttaagttggGGTTTAATATTCTCACAAATAAGCAAGCACTGTGGGTTAAGATTCTTAGAGCCAAATGCAATGTTACAGAGGTGTGTCCTGAAGATATCTCGAGGGGGTTATGCTCTTTTGGTTGGAGATCCTTGTCCAAGATTTGGTCAATTGTATATCAAAATCTTCGTTGGACAATTGGCGATGGAAGTCTTATAAAGGATTGGACTGTGATTATTAATGTGAATACTACCTTAAGGGAAGTTTTGTTGGCAGAATGTAGATGGGATTGTAAttacttgaacttttttttttatatagtaacaTCTTTTCTTATATTGCAGGTGTTCTGCCTCCGAGCCCTTTAGTTGGACAGGATGAACTGGTCTCTAACTGATCCGTCTATGGTAAGCTCACTGTTAAATCTACTTATAAATTCCTTATACAAAATTCTTTAAATCTAGAAGATAACAAATAGAAGCTAGCTTGGTCTTTTTTTGGTCTTCAAATAGTAAGACATTTTCTATGGTTGGTGCTTAAGAAGCACTTGCTGACCAATGTCGAACGATGTAGAAAAGGTTTAGTTAAAGATCCTTATTGTGCCCTTTTTGAGAATGTTGAAGAATCCATTATTCATGTTCTTTGAGATTGTTTTAATGCACGAGAAGTATGGAAGCAGGTAATCCTTTCGAGGGTTCTGGTGCAATTTTTTTCTGTTCCATTGATGGAGTGGATTTCGATGAATTTAAGGAATgagtttagtttagtttttacGGAAGTTGAATGACAATATTTATTGGAATTACCTATTGGAATTTGTGGAAACAAAGAAATTTGTGGGAACAAAGAAATTTGTGGGTGTTTCAAGGGGAGGCTTTTAATAGTTCTCACATTCTCCAATAAGCATGATGTTGGGCGAGTTTCATCAGACATAGACCTGAAATTTCGACAGGTAGCATTACAAGGAAGACACGAGATCAAGTATGGACACCTCTACCTTTGGGATTCGTAAAGTTAAACACGGATGGAGTGAGGGACCCTATCTCGAGGTTTGCATTGGTAGCTACTATGGCAAGAGATGAATTTGGTACATGGCATGGAGGAGTTAGGAGAAACATTAGTAGATGTAGTGTAGTGCAAGTTGAACTTTGGACAATCTATGATGGACTCCTTATGGCGTGGGATGCTAATTGGGTTAATATTATTATCGAAACAGTTTGCGCTTAAGCTATGGAAGCCATTTTAAATAGGTATTGTGGGCAATTGTACATGTATTTAATCTTGAGAATCCAAGAGTTTTGAAGGAGCCAATGGAGGGTGGTCATAAAACAAATTCCAAGAGAAGTTAATATAGCTGCACATACGCTAGCTGGAATGATGAAAGCGTCCCCTTATGATCCGATAGTGTTCTAGGAACCCTCGAAGGCAATCGTAGAGCATTTACGGTTGGATGATcgatttatacatgttaatacCAGAATAATGTTGTAATTGTTTTCAGttttaatctaaaaaaaaaagcattAACATGAAAAATATTCATCTGGATTGATTTCTTTTCTAccaaagcatatatatatatttaaaaaatccaATTTCCCACCGTATCTTTGTGGTTTTTCAGCTTTCTTAATTAGTTTATCATGGTACGGAAGACTTTTTGCAGTAAATGCAAAATTAGTAATGTGTAGGGAAATTTTTCTGACGTGGGAAACAACGTAAACATTGAAGAAACGTGGAATGAAAAGCTTAAACCAATGCCAAGTTGCCAACATTTTCACTCATCAATGCATGAAACATAAAAGACAACCCTTCCTCGTCGGAGATTTTGTATTTATCGCTACAATCTCTTTGCCAAGATTTTGGAAGCAGTCAACTGATTTACCGTTCGTATATCCTAACGGATAATGCAGTATattcttatatttatataaaagcaATCGCTTTTCTTTGTACCTATCTAACCAGTATTTCGGGGTTTTGCGATACTTTAGAGGAAGATATATACTTTAGatcgaatattatatatatatatatatgaatatgagtGCTACTGCTAAGAAAATATTGACAAGGCAGCTTTGTAAAAATACTCGAATTCTTCCAATGGCATCAAGGGAATATCCCATAATCTACCTCGGTATTATCTTCATTGTTCCAAACTTCACCGATATGGTCTCCTAAAAGctataaatatatgtacaaattaaCCCTCTTCTTCACCCACCATTGGAATATTAACAGGGAGAGAAGAAGAGATGAAACATGGAAAAAGACACAGAGCTGAGATCGCAAGAAGCTTACCTCAATGGGAACGCAAGTTTTTGTGTTACAAGGCATTAAAGAAGAAACTGAAACTGAGACAAGACATGGGCTTCAGACATTCATTAGGCAGGGAACTCgataaggtcaatgactttttcATTGACAAAGAGGAAGATTATATCATCCTCTTCAGGGTAATACTAATTCTTTCTTTTCATATCTGATTTTCCCTTGAAAAGGAATTAAAATCATAAACTTGAGTTTTTTTCCCCCTTCATTTTGGTTCAAAGAAATTGTTATACGTTTTGGTGTTTCAGGAGCTTGAAAGCAAGGCTGAAAACATAAATGGCCATGAAGAAATGttggaattgctcaaggaaattTTGGCTTTTCATTCAGAGATGGTGATGCTACTCCATTTCAGCGTCATTAACTTTGCAGGTAATACACCCTATTTTTTAATCATGATTTACATTCGAATCTTTGCACTTGCAACCATTTTTTCAAGCTGTGAAACAAAACAGGGTTGATGAAGATTGTGAAGAAGCACAAGAAAAGAGCAGGTGGACGTGTTTGCGCATCCTACATGCCCAGGGTTCTGCAACAGCCATTCTTCTCTACCGAGTTGCTTTACAATCTCATTAGAGGGTGTGAAGCTATACTTGAGCGCCTCTCTCCGCCACAATGATCCGTAATAAAGACCCATTTTTCTGTAAAACTTGGTTTAGCTTTTGATGGCATGACAAGTATTTTACCAGCTATATAGCAAAGGCATGGCTTAACACGGTTACGGAGCGGAAAGGAAAATGATGCTCCATTGCCTTACACATCCCTGTTTTATATATGAATTGTATGTTAATGTTGTTGTTATAAATGATTGAATATTCTCCTCTATCTTTTCGTTTTCTTCAATTACAACGCCCAAATAGAGGTAAATTTgagtctttaattttaatttaaagaatgAAGCATATTAAAATTCATTTCCAACACATTAATCCCATTTCTCAATCCCCTCTTCTCCTCCTCCATATTCCCTCCTTTCTACACCAACTTTAATTGGAATGAACTAAAACAAAGTGAATGGAAAGTAAGATCCTTTCTACGCCACTccatttttcctttcctttcaacTACTTGGGTCTCGGTTTTCATTGCATTTggaatttctaattttttttttccattctacaaaataatgaaaattatctGATTTTTGGAGTCAAAGCTACTGTGTTTTTCTACTTGAGATATACATATTTTTGGTTTTTTCATTTACAAGTAAGaaatatttatattaactatttaaaagatatgtaaaaaaaaaattaattttatattttatgtatcactatgttaaattatttaaatattctatatatcattatattaaaattatttaaatatcatttattatcatatttaaaattttaaaatattttgtaaatcattaattttataaatattttatatttcatgtaccattatttaaatattatataatttaagtaattttttattttttactataatgtctataaaaaaacattataacCTTCAACAACAATTTTTTACAGTAATAGAAAGCAGCAaaagttaataaattatattttttcacaATATTTTTCTATCACATTTTTCTTAAAAAGTACGGATGAAAAATACTTTTCAACCGTAACATTTATATACAACaaacctttaatttttatttatcacAATTTGGGGAATGttgagaaaaaataatttttaagatgtGAAATACTATTTTTAtcctttaaattatttaatgaaaaggATATATGattacataaataattttattaattttgactatAATATATACTTTTCTTAACCTTTATTgtatttctttaaaattatttaatgaaaagtGACAAGCGGATGAATGGGACGTATTGGGAgtcgtattaaattttaaataaatgaataaaactcTCAAAATATCGGAGGCTAAAGTTTGTCCAAATAAAAATCCTAGCCTAAAGTGGTAAGGCCAAATCCGTCCCTCAACAAATTATTTCCTCTTCAAACCCTAGATCTGGGGTTTTACTTTATCTTCTCCCTCTCTATTTCCCCCCtcccttttcaaaattttcattttttttcccctgtttt includes these proteins:
- the LOC107896089 gene encoding SPX domain-containing protein 1 gives rise to the protein MKHGKRHRAEIARSLPQWERKFLCYKALKKKLKLRQDMGFRHSLGRELDKVNDFFIDKEEDYIILFRELESKAENINGHEEMLELLKEILAFHSEMVMLLHFSVINFAGLMKIVKKHKKRAGGRVCASYMPRVLQQPFFSTELLYNLIRGCEAILERLSPPQ